One Leucobacter muris DNA segment encodes these proteins:
- a CDS encoding IS256 family transposase, translating into MIDPVTGEIIDQKELAERLLAQAKEQGVSLTGPGGLLSQLTKNVLETALNAELTEHLGHEHGGTPIGENMRNGTRVKTVLTEIGPVEIEVPRDRDGSFEPVIVPKRKRRLDGIDQIVLSLSARGLTTGEIAAHFDEVYGAKVSKDTISRITEKVAGELAEWSSRPLDALYPVIFVDAIVVKVRDGQVRNTPFYVVMGVTVNGERDILGIWAGDGQEGARFWLQVFTELKNRGVEDVLIAVCDGLKGLPEAINTTWEQTVVQQCIVHLIRNSFRYAGRQHRDAIVRSLKPVYTAPSEQAAKDRFEEFAAEWGGRYPAIVQLWKNSWAEFVPFLEYDVEIRRVICTTNAIESINARYRRAVRARGHFPNEAAALKCLYLVTRSLDPTGGGRARWVMRWKPALNAFAITFAGRFEKTTHE; encoded by the coding sequence ATGATTGATCCCGTGACCGGGGAGATCATCGATCAGAAAGAACTCGCAGAACGCTTGCTCGCGCAGGCGAAGGAGCAGGGCGTGAGCCTGACGGGGCCGGGCGGCCTGCTCAGCCAGCTCACGAAGAACGTCCTCGAGACCGCGCTGAATGCCGAGTTGACCGAGCACCTCGGCCACGAGCACGGCGGGACCCCAATCGGCGAGAACATGCGTAACGGGACGCGGGTCAAGACGGTGCTGACAGAGATCGGCCCCGTCGAGATCGAAGTCCCGCGAGATCGAGACGGGTCGTTCGAGCCGGTGATCGTCCCCAAGCGGAAACGCCGACTGGACGGCATCGATCAGATCGTTCTGTCCCTTTCCGCTCGGGGGTTGACGACCGGTGAGATCGCTGCGCATTTCGACGAGGTCTATGGGGCGAAGGTCTCCAAGGACACGATCAGCCGGATCACCGAGAAGGTCGCCGGGGAACTCGCCGAATGGTCGAGCAGGCCGTTGGATGCGCTCTACCCGGTGATCTTCGTCGACGCGATCGTGGTGAAGGTCCGTGACGGGCAGGTGAGGAACACCCCGTTCTATGTCGTGATGGGCGTCACCGTGAACGGGGAACGCGACATCCTCGGCATCTGGGCCGGTGACGGTCAGGAGGGTGCGAGGTTCTGGCTGCAGGTGTTCACCGAGCTGAAGAACCGGGGTGTCGAGGACGTGCTCATCGCGGTCTGCGACGGGCTGAAGGGTCTCCCGGAGGCGATCAACACCACTTGGGAGCAAACGGTCGTCCAGCAGTGCATCGTCCATCTGATCCGCAACAGCTTCCGCTACGCCGGGCGGCAACACCGCGACGCGATCGTCCGTTCCCTCAAACCCGTCTACACGGCCCCGTCGGAGCAGGCGGCGAAGGATCGGTTCGAGGAGTTCGCCGCCGAGTGGGGCGGACGGTATCCGGCGATCGTGCAGCTCTGGAAGAACAGCTGGGCGGAGTTCGTGCCGTTCCTCGAGTATGACGTCGAGATCCGGCGGGTGATCTGCACGACCAACGCGATCGAGTCAATCAACGCTCGCTATCGGCGCGCCGTGAGAGCTCGGGGGCACTTTCCCAACGAGGCCGCCGCGCTGAAATGTCTCTACCTCGTGACGCGGTCGCTTGACCCGACTGGCGGCGGAAGGGCACGCTGGGTGATGAGGTGGAAGCCCGCGCTGAACGCGTTCGCGATCACCTTCGCCGGACGGTTCGAGAAAACCACTCACGAATGA
- a CDS encoding IS3 family transposase (programmed frameshift): MPSKYDPELRQRALRMLAEARPEHESLTAACRHVGGLLGVSPETLRVWQRRYDIDTGAKPGTSIDMAQENRRLRREVSELRKANEVLKAASVFFAKGTRPATNEMIRFIDEYRDRFGVEFLCRTLRAAVRGFLTSRGYRAAKARSASARQLRDELLLPEIRRLHAKHYGVYGRRKMHALLKREGWKIGRDQTERLMRLAGVRGVRKSKRVFTTRPNKTAALPADLVNRRFAADGPRKLWVCDVTYVATWSGFAYVAFVTDVYSRRIVGWNVAATLKSEVLPMQALDMAAWQSGGRLDGLIHHADHGSNYTAMVYTDRIAELGAVPSTGTVGDSFDNAMAEAVNNLYKTELIRQQGPWRTVEQVELATLEYVWWWNHERLHGELDMRTPIEVEQAYYAEAEELLSPTG, from the exons ATGCCAAGCAAATATGACCCTGAACTTCGCCAGCGCGCACTTCGGATGCTCGCCGAAGCCCGTCCCGAGCACGAGTCGCTGACCGCGGCCTGCCGACACGTCGGTGGGCTCCTCGGAGTGAGCCCGGAGACGCTGCGCGTGTGGCAGCGCCGCTACGACATCGATACCGGCGCGAAGCCTGGCACCTCGATCGATATGGCCCAGGAGAACCGGCGGTTACGCCGCGAGGTGAGCGAGCTCCGTAAGGCCAACGAGGTACTCAAAGCCGCGAGCGTGTTTTTCGCGA AAGGAACTCGACCGGCCACGAACGAAATGATCAGATTCATCGACGAGTACCGTGATCGTTTCGGGGTCGAGTTCCTCTGTCGTACGCTGCGTGCGGCAGTTCGTGGGTTCCTCACCTCCCGCGGATACCGGGCCGCGAAAGCCCGGTCGGCCTCAGCCAGGCAGCTGCGCGACGAGTTGCTCCTCCCTGAGATCCGGCGGCTCCACGCGAAGCACTATGGCGTGTACGGGCGCCGGAAGATGCATGCCCTGCTGAAGCGTGAGGGGTGGAAGATCGGCCGCGACCAGACCGAGCGTCTGATGCGGCTCGCCGGCGTGCGCGGGGTACGGAAATCAAAGCGCGTGTTCACCACACGCCCTAACAAAACGGCGGCACTGCCTGCCGATCTCGTCAACCGGAGATTCGCCGCTGACGGGCCGCGCAAGCTCTGGGTGTGCGACGTGACCTACGTCGCCACCTGGTCTGGGTTCGCCTATGTCGCGTTCGTCACTGACGTGTACTCGCGCAGAATCGTGGGCTGGAATGTCGCTGCGACGCTGAAATCTGAGGTTCTGCCGATGCAGGCACTCGATATGGCTGCGTGGCAATCGGGCGGCAGGCTCGATGGCCTGATCCATCACGCCGATCACGGGTCGAATTACACCGCCATGGTCTATACGGATCGCATTGCGGAACTCGGAGCAGTGCCCTCGACCGGGACGGTCGGCGACAGTTTTGACAATGCCATGGCTGAGGCGGTCAACAACCTCTACAAGACCGAACTGATCCGACAGCAGGGCCCCTGGCGGACGGTTGAGCAGGTCGAACTCGCGACCCTCGAATACGTGTGGTGGTGGAACCATGAGCGCCTTCACGGGGAGCTCGATATGCGTACCCCGATCGAGGTCGAGCAGGCCTACTATGCTGAGGCCGAGGAACTTCTGTCACCGACAGGTTGA
- a CDS encoding helix-turn-helix domain-containing protein codes for MSRNPGQIDDTRVASLITQGMSNSAIARELGCNEASVRRARKRLKAAPAPPTNGGMPAKPGRTEFTLTGDTGSFTGYVSETPLTDFSDVFRLFNRDPDEFVIVDDSVSMKAWQQSKGLEDGTRSTVTLYSYGARFRRKTDIDNLDLPALYAAAQATLRPAAEARADRTTVVVWSDPQVGKVASRGDTEALIARSVEKRSKLAEELRRRAELAWFEFRPVFLSTCR; via the coding sequence ATGTCGCGTAATCCTGGCCAGATCGACGATACTCGCGTCGCTTCCCTCATCACGCAAGGCATGTCGAACTCGGCTATTGCCCGTGAGCTCGGATGCAACGAAGCGTCGGTGCGCCGGGCGAGGAAACGCCTCAAGGCTGCACCCGCTCCCCCAACGAACGGCGGTATGCCCGCTAAGCCGGGACGCACGGAGTTCACTCTCACCGGGGACACGGGCAGCTTCACCGGCTACGTCTCCGAGACCCCGCTGACTGACTTCTCCGACGTGTTCCGCCTCTTCAACCGCGACCCCGACGAGTTCGTGATCGTTGACGACAGCGTGTCAATGAAGGCGTGGCAGCAGTCCAAGGGCCTCGAGGACGGCACCCGGTCTACGGTCACCCTGTATTCGTACGGGGCGCGCTTTCGCCGTAAGACGGACATCGACAACCTCGATCTTCCCGCCTTGTATGCCGCGGCGCAGGCCACCTTGCGCCCCGCTGCTGAAGCGCGCGCTGACCGTACGACCGTGGTCGTGTGGTCTGACCCGCAGGTTGGGAAAGTCGCGTCGCGTGGTGACACGGAGGCCCTGATCGCTCGCAGTGTCGAGAAGCGCAGCAAACTTGCCGAAGAGCTGCGCCGCCGCGCTGAATTGGCCTGGTTTGAGTTCCGACCGGTTTTCCTGTCAACCTGTCGGTGA
- a CDS encoding tyrosine-type recombinase/integrase produces the protein MARSQQSPFFWREDKKLWVAVLELPQKGGKRRRKYIYGSTTDELKKKLSAERRILEDRGDLPTSSPTVAWWFNYWLKNVAPLTIRPNTLVGYESVIRNQIVPEIGKKKLSKLTPDDIHQVHERILSTPKRKDDPDGPKLSSSYALNAHRIMARALKIAEREGKVGRNPCDLMDAPRKRKPQLKALDITEAKQVLKAAAAALDADGEYDPMPMLYAFYLLTANRRGEALGLQWDRVSTYLDVNVQLQRIRDLSEAPADYAVKHLVGNFYLAETKTQAGNRVLPLVDPLKTMLALHSERAGVSPHGLVFCHADGSPIDPDSVTIGWQRWLTRSGITGKHVRLHDLRHTTVDLLYEAHVPEDLIIEIVGHSTRMQSRAYKVRRSDPRLTSAMEALSGLLS, from the coding sequence ATGGCTAGGTCGCAGCAATCACCGTTCTTCTGGCGCGAGGACAAGAAGCTCTGGGTTGCGGTACTCGAGCTCCCACAGAAGGGTGGGAAGCGCCGGCGCAAGTACATCTACGGGTCCACTACCGACGAACTCAAGAAGAAGCTCTCCGCTGAGCGCCGCATTCTTGAGGATCGCGGGGACCTCCCCACTTCCTCCCCCACTGTCGCGTGGTGGTTCAACTACTGGCTCAAGAACGTCGCCCCGCTCACGATCCGCCCCAACACCCTCGTCGGGTACGAGTCGGTCATCAGGAATCAGATCGTCCCGGAGATCGGGAAGAAGAAGCTCTCGAAGCTCACCCCTGACGACATCCACCAGGTCCATGAACGAATCCTCTCGACCCCGAAGCGCAAGGATGACCCGGACGGGCCGAAGCTCTCCAGCAGCTACGCCCTCAACGCTCATCGCATCATGGCACGCGCTTTGAAGATCGCGGAACGAGAGGGGAAGGTCGGCCGCAACCCCTGCGACCTGATGGACGCTCCGAGGAAGCGGAAGCCGCAGCTCAAGGCGCTTGACATCACCGAAGCGAAACAGGTCCTCAAAGCCGCAGCTGCAGCCCTCGACGCTGACGGCGAGTACGACCCCATGCCGATGCTGTACGCCTTCTACCTGCTGACAGCGAACCGGCGTGGCGAAGCGCTCGGCCTGCAATGGGATCGAGTCTCCACCTACCTCGACGTGAACGTGCAGTTGCAGCGCATCCGGGATCTCAGCGAAGCGCCCGCCGACTACGCCGTCAAACACCTCGTTGGGAACTTCTACCTCGCAGAGACGAAGACACAGGCCGGAAACCGTGTGCTGCCCCTGGTGGACCCGCTCAAAACAATGCTGGCCTTGCATTCCGAGCGCGCCGGCGTCTCGCCTCATGGGCTTGTGTTCTGCCACGCGGACGGCTCCCCCATCGACCCGGACAGCGTCACGATCGGGTGGCAGCGGTGGCTTACCCGATCGGGCATCACCGGGAAGCACGTCCGCCTGCACGATCTCCGACACACAACCGTGGACCTGCTCTACGAAGCGCACGTCCCGGAGGATCTCATTATCGAGATCGTGGGCCACTCAACACGGATGCAGTCTCGCGCGTATAAGGTGCGGCGTTCTGATCCGCGCCTGACTTCCGCGATGGAAGCACTCAGCGGGCTACTGAGCTAA